A window of the Nocardia sp. NBC_01329 genome harbors these coding sequences:
- a CDS encoding Acg family FMN-binding oxidoreductase: protein MTEGPNDTTVERAVRLAGRAPSLHNSQPWLWRYDGRVLRLHAVPERMLSTTDPSGRQMLISCGAALAHLRAAMAAAGWQLSIARFPDPNARNHLVDITFHRSPIVTEAELARGEVINRRYTDRRPFGEPEGWSDFETVLRSTVDPYDAAVDVLPEDSRATLAHAAQMTAALRRYDSGYHAELHWWTGHVISATGVPRSALASSGEQGRVGVGRQFPTRGAESEPEEDAEIDRAAVLALSTTSDSHDEVVRCGEVLSTVLLESTLAGYATCPLTHLTEVPRSREVVRELIGGERRLPQVLVRIGAPPPQDRPVERTPRLPLRDILAMTTT, encoded by the coding sequence ATGACAGAAGGGCCCAATGATACGACGGTCGAACGGGCGGTTCGCCTCGCCGGGAGAGCTCCCTCGCTGCACAACAGCCAGCCCTGGCTGTGGCGATACGACGGCCGGGTATTGCGCCTGCACGCGGTGCCCGAACGCATGCTGTCGACGACAGATCCCAGCGGCCGGCAGATGCTGATCAGCTGCGGCGCCGCCCTGGCGCATCTACGGGCGGCGATGGCGGCGGCGGGGTGGCAGCTGTCGATCGCCCGCTTCCCCGATCCGAATGCGCGCAACCATCTGGTGGACATCACTTTCCATCGCTCGCCGATCGTCACCGAGGCAGAACTCGCCCGCGGTGAGGTGATCAACCGGCGCTACACCGACCGGAGGCCGTTCGGCGAGCCCGAAGGCTGGTCCGATTTCGAAACGGTGCTGAGATCCACTGTCGATCCCTATGACGCTGCTGTGGATGTGCTGCCCGAAGACAGTCGTGCCACATTGGCGCACGCCGCGCAGATGACAGCGGCACTACGCCGCTACGACTCGGGTTATCACGCCGAATTGCATTGGTGGACCGGACATGTGATCAGCGCAACGGGAGTTCCTCGAAGCGCGCTGGCGTCCTCCGGCGAACAGGGACGGGTCGGCGTCGGCCGGCAATTCCCGACCCGCGGGGCCGAATCCGAACCGGAGGAGGATGCCGAGATCGACCGCGCCGCCGTACTGGCCCTGTCCACCACCTCCGACAGCCACGACGAGGTGGTCCGCTGTGGTGAGGTGCTGTCGACGGTGCTGCTGGAATCGACGCTCGCCGGATACGCGACCTGTCCGCTCACTCATCTGACCGAGGTACCACGCAGCCGCGAGGTGGTCCGGGAACTGATCGGCGGCGAGCGCCGGTTACCGCAAGTCCTGGTCAGGATCGGTGCCCCACCACCGCAGGACCGCCCCGTGGAGCGGACTCCTCGGTTGCCTCTCCGCGATATCCTCGCCATGACAACCACCTGA
- the nhaA gene encoding Na+/H+ antiporter NhaA gives MNSPRPPLFARGSWPETRRITAILRTETAGGVLLIIAAAVGLIWANTPWSSAYEALRDFQVGPAGLHLNLSLETWAADGLLAVFFFVVGLELKREFVAGDLRDPRRAALPVVAAVGGMVGPALIFLAFNLGNGDAVQGWAIPTATDIAFALAVLAVVSSHLPTALRTFLLTLAVVDDLLAVTVIAIFYTDELHLPYLGLAVLPLAAFTFAVQRRIRSPWVLIPLAAATWWLVHQSGVHATVAGVLLGFAVPVLTTRSGAGDPSAHDPGSAEWFEHRIRPFSAGVAVPVFAFFAAGVTIGGLSGMVDSLTDRVTLGIVVGLVAGKAVGILLTTFLTAKLTRAELDSELSWIDVTGVALLGGIGFTVSLLIGELAFAEQPVWEDHVRIGVLVGTLTAALLATIVLRARNRVYRRIAEEETRDDDNDGIPDIYQQGA, from the coding sequence ATGAACTCACCCCGGCCCCCACTCTTCGCCCGAGGTTCCTGGCCGGAGACCCGGCGGATCACCGCGATCCTGCGCACCGAGACCGCCGGTGGCGTGCTCCTGATCATCGCCGCGGCCGTCGGGCTCATCTGGGCCAACACCCCCTGGTCGAGCGCTTACGAAGCACTACGCGATTTCCAGGTGGGCCCGGCGGGCCTGCATCTGAACCTCTCGCTGGAGACGTGGGCCGCCGACGGCCTGCTCGCGGTGTTCTTCTTCGTCGTCGGCCTCGAACTCAAACGCGAATTCGTCGCCGGGGACCTGCGCGACCCCCGCCGTGCGGCACTACCGGTGGTGGCAGCAGTCGGCGGGATGGTCGGCCCGGCCCTGATCTTCCTCGCGTTCAACCTCGGCAACGGCGACGCCGTGCAGGGCTGGGCGATCCCCACCGCCACCGATATCGCCTTCGCCCTGGCCGTCCTCGCGGTCGTCAGTTCTCATCTGCCCACCGCGCTGCGCACCTTCTTGCTCACCCTCGCCGTGGTCGACGATCTTCTCGCGGTGACGGTGATCGCGATCTTCTACACCGACGAGCTGCATCTGCCCTACCTGGGACTGGCTGTGCTACCCCTCGCTGCCTTCACCTTCGCGGTCCAGCGCCGGATCCGGTCGCCGTGGGTGTTGATACCGCTGGCGGCGGCGACCTGGTGGCTGGTGCACCAATCCGGAGTACATGCCACCGTCGCGGGGGTGTTGCTGGGCTTCGCCGTGCCCGTTCTCACCACCCGTTCCGGGGCCGGTGATCCGTCGGCGCACGACCCGGGGTCGGCCGAGTGGTTCGAACACCGGATCCGCCCCTTCTCCGCCGGGGTCGCGGTGCCGGTGTTCGCGTTCTTCGCGGCCGGGGTCACCATCGGCGGCCTCAGCGGAATGGTCGATTCACTCACCGATCGGGTCACGCTCGGCATCGTCGTGGGCCTGGTGGCCGGTAAGGCAGTCGGAATTCTGCTCACGACCTTCCTGACCGCGAAACTCACCCGCGCCGAGCTGGACTCCGAACTGAGCTGGATCGATGTCACCGGTGTGGCGTTGCTCGGCGGGATCGGATTCACGGTTTCGCTGCTGATCGGGGAACTGGCGTTCGCGGAGCAGCCGGTGTGGGAAGACCATGTCCGCATCGGGGTCCTCGTCGGCACCCTGACCGCCGCGCTGCTGGCCACCATCGTGCTACGGGCACGCAACCGCGTCTACCGCCGCATCGCCGAAGAAGAAACCCGGGACGACGACAACGACGGTATCCCCGACATCTACCAGCAAGGGGCCTGA
- a CDS encoding cation-translocating P-type ATPase → MVLSESHPARQAEGLTTTQAAGRLATDGPNVLPQRPPTRLWQRVLTQLRDPLIIVLLIAAALTLVTGDWADMAVISMVVVVNTLVGVVQEVRADHAISALTELTAPAARVVRDGAQREIPAADVVVGDLLVLGEGDILAADAAACESEALAIDESAVTGESVPVDKNTTTAAGLSAGTVVVRGRGRAVVTAVGAASATGRIAYLLDQRHGSTPLQRRLTDFGRILAGVVVALCAVVLVLGLFRGQPVELMVVTAISLAVAAVPESLPAVVTLSLALGARRMALRRALVRHLPAVETLGSVTVLATDKTGTLTEGRMAARRIWTPEVEASVTGTGYAPTGVVTVADRPLRPGDQPAITAILAAGTLCNDARLSPPPDAETTEWTALGDPTELALLAAATKLDLDIDDLRTRLPRVAECPFDSDRKRMSTAHRHADGTYRIVCKGAPEAILTTAVLDDEPALFAQAAEQAEQWAQEGFRVLAVAQADRETPPRSGDEDMEQHLRLLGLIAIYDPPRIAAAATVAACDRAGIRPVLITGDHAGTARAIATRLGILRPDGPVIDCRSEVGDPDMVTSPVFARTSPGQKLSIIEALQRSGHVVAMTGDGVNDGPALQRADIGIAMGGRGTEVARQAADLVLADDNLDTVVVAVEEGRRVYDNIRRFLVYGLSGGAAEIAVMLVGPFFGLGLPLLPAQILWINLLTHGLPGVALGGEPAEPDAMNRRPRPPTESILGGGLWQRVLRIAVVLTAVTLGIAVWAAATGRPWQSMAFLALGMTQLGAALGSRTRARSLDNPLLLVAVVGAMLLQLAGLYVPFLRDILGTEVLALPDLLTVCAVSVLGYIAVRLDRFLHPSRHRPVEATS, encoded by the coding sequence GTGGTGCTGAGTGAGAGCCACCCGGCGCGGCAAGCCGAGGGATTGACAACTACGCAGGCAGCCGGCCGATTGGCGACCGATGGGCCGAATGTGCTGCCTCAGCGGCCGCCCACCCGGCTGTGGCAGCGGGTGCTGACCCAATTGCGGGATCCACTGATCATCGTGCTCTTGATCGCCGCGGCATTGACCCTCGTGACCGGTGACTGGGCGGATATGGCGGTCATCTCGATGGTGGTGGTCGTCAACACGCTTGTCGGCGTCGTCCAGGAGGTCCGGGCCGACCACGCGATTTCGGCGCTCACGGAACTGACCGCGCCCGCTGCCAGAGTGGTGCGCGACGGCGCGCAACGCGAAATACCCGCCGCCGACGTGGTCGTCGGCGATCTTCTCGTCCTCGGCGAAGGCGACATCCTGGCGGCGGACGCCGCCGCCTGTGAGTCGGAAGCACTCGCGATCGACGAGTCGGCGGTAACGGGAGAATCGGTCCCGGTGGACAAGAACACCACCACGGCAGCCGGCCTGTCGGCGGGCACCGTCGTGGTGCGGGGACGCGGCCGAGCCGTGGTCACCGCAGTCGGCGCAGCGAGCGCGACCGGCCGGATCGCCTACCTGCTGGACCAGCGTCACGGCTCGACGCCGCTACAACGCAGGCTGACCGATTTCGGCCGGATACTGGCCGGGGTCGTGGTCGCCCTGTGTGCGGTCGTGCTCGTCCTGGGTCTGTTCCGGGGTCAACCGGTCGAGTTGATGGTGGTGACCGCGATCAGCCTCGCGGTCGCGGCCGTCCCCGAATCGCTGCCCGCCGTCGTCACGCTCAGCCTGGCACTCGGTGCGCGGCGGATGGCGCTGCGGCGGGCACTCGTCCGGCATCTGCCCGCCGTGGAGACGCTGGGATCGGTGACAGTTCTGGCGACCGACAAGACCGGCACCCTCACCGAAGGACGGATGGCGGCGCGCCGTATATGGACGCCAGAGGTGGAGGCCTCCGTCACCGGTACCGGCTACGCACCGACGGGTGTTGTCACCGTGGCAGACCGCCCGCTGCGGCCTGGAGACCAGCCGGCGATCACGGCAATTCTGGCTGCGGGCACCCTGTGCAACGATGCTCGGCTGTCTCCTCCCCCTGATGCCGAGACCACCGAGTGGACCGCCCTGGGCGATCCGACCGAACTCGCATTGCTCGCCGCCGCCACGAAACTCGACCTCGATATCGACGACCTGCGGACCCGGCTGCCACGGGTAGCCGAGTGTCCATTCGACAGCGACCGCAAGCGAATGTCGACAGCCCATCGGCACGCCGATGGCACGTACCGGATCGTCTGTAAGGGCGCGCCGGAGGCGATACTCACCACTGCTGTGCTCGACGACGAACCGGCGTTGTTTGCGCAGGCAGCCGAGCAGGCAGAGCAGTGGGCACAGGAAGGTTTCCGCGTCCTGGCAGTGGCGCAGGCCGATCGGGAGACCCCGCCACGCTCCGGTGATGAAGACATGGAACAGCATCTGCGCCTGCTAGGCCTGATCGCGATCTACGACCCGCCACGGATCGCGGCAGCGGCCACCGTCGCAGCGTGCGACAGGGCCGGCATCCGTCCGGTGCTCATCACCGGTGATCACGCGGGCACGGCGCGCGCGATCGCTACCCGACTCGGCATCCTCCGCCCCGACGGACCGGTGATCGACTGCCGTAGCGAGGTCGGCGACCCGGATATGGTCACCAGCCCGGTATTCGCTCGGACCTCACCGGGGCAGAAATTGAGCATCATCGAAGCTCTGCAGCGATCCGGGCACGTCGTGGCCATGACCGGAGACGGAGTCAACGACGGACCCGCGCTGCAGCGGGCCGATATCGGGATAGCGATGGGTGGGCGCGGCACCGAGGTCGCCCGCCAGGCCGCCGACCTCGTGCTCGCGGACGACAATCTCGATACTGTCGTCGTCGCGGTAGAAGAAGGCCGCAGGGTCTACGACAATATCCGCCGGTTCCTCGTCTATGGCTTGTCCGGTGGCGCGGCCGAGATCGCCGTCATGTTGGTCGGCCCGTTCTTCGGGCTCGGGCTCCCGCTGCTCCCCGCCCAGATCCTGTGGATCAACCTGCTCACTCACGGCCTGCCCGGCGTGGCACTGGGCGGGGAGCCCGCCGAACCGGACGCGATGAACCGGCGGCCGCGCCCGCCCACCGAAAGCATTCTGGGCGGTGGTCTGTGGCAGCGCGTCCTGCGCATCGCCGTCGTCCTCACCGCGGTGACTCTCGGCATCGCCGTATGGGCCGCGGCCACCGGGCGGCCGTGGCAGAGTATGGCATTCCTGGCACTGGGCATGACCCAGCTCGGCGCGGCACTGGGTTCCCGCACCAGGGCCCGTTCACTGGACAATCCGCTGTTGCTGGTAGCTGTCGTCGGCGCGATGCTGCTGCAGCTGGCGGGCCTGTACGTGCCGTTCCTGCGCGACATTCTCGGTACCGAGGTACTGGCGCTACCCGACCTGCTGACAGTGTGCGCGGTCTCCGTTCTCGGCTATATCGCGGTACGACTGGATCGCTTCCTGCATCCGTCGCGGCACCGCCCGGTCGAGGCGACTTCATAG
- a CDS encoding Rv1733c family protein, with amino-acid sequence MPEPAPMAPIQWAALTRIWALRPSNPSMLMRPCDRFETVLRMAAVIAVALLVPVAGALGTTFYTDTAAAVRIEQATRSTVEAEIVSEPVTTDVDSGEARVAWKSNGRSGEAEVPVPATALPGDRTTVWIDEHGTRADPPRNPNVAATTGITAAVTVLLLGTSGTWCAVCAVSWLMSRRRDKQWETEWRAATGVAENSP; translated from the coding sequence ATGCCGGAACCCGCGCCGATGGCACCCATACAGTGGGCGGCACTCACTCGGATCTGGGCGCTGCGGCCGAGTAATCCGAGCATGTTGATGCGCCCGTGCGATCGCTTCGAAACCGTCCTCCGGATGGCCGCGGTGATCGCGGTGGCGCTGCTGGTTCCAGTCGCGGGAGCGCTGGGCACCACCTTTTACACCGATACAGCAGCGGCCGTGCGGATCGAACAGGCGACGAGATCCACCGTCGAGGCGGAGATCGTGAGTGAGCCCGTGACGACCGATGTGGATTCCGGGGAAGCGCGAGTTGCCTGGAAGAGCAACGGCCGCAGCGGCGAAGCGGAGGTGCCGGTGCCTGCCACGGCCCTGCCCGGTGACCGGACCACGGTCTGGATCGACGAGCACGGCACCCGGGCCGACCCACCCCGGAATCCCAATGTTGCGGCAACGACCGGTATCACCGCCGCGGTCACGGTTCTTCTGCTCGGAACTTCGGGTACCTGGTGCGCGGTGTGCGCGGTGTCGTGGCTGATGTCCCGGCGCAGGGACAAGCAGTGGGAGACGGAGTGGCGCGCCGCCACCGGCGTCGCCGAGAACTCACCCTGA
- a CDS encoding CBS domain-containing protein, whose product MRARDILSRPVVTVRRDTPLSEAVALLTGHGFAALPVVDDGERVVGILSESDAMAAIESGREGGVVGVAMRTPVQVVGPTAEVPEIVKVILDHHRRSLPVVEAGVLVGIVSRRDLLRALARDEQAIESRVCSLLDDYSGSHRQWDVEVTGNTVTIQGICADETEQRVLAAMTRTIAGVEDVQIVDTAAL is encoded by the coding sequence ATGCGTGCACGAGATATTCTCAGCCGCCCAGTGGTCACGGTCCGCCGTGATACCCCACTGTCGGAAGCCGTCGCGTTGCTGACCGGCCACGGATTCGCTGCCCTGCCCGTTGTCGACGACGGCGAACGGGTCGTGGGGATCCTGTCGGAGTCCGATGCGATGGCCGCTATCGAGTCCGGTCGCGAAGGCGGGGTGGTCGGGGTCGCCATGCGCACACCGGTGCAGGTGGTCGGCCCCACCGCTGAGGTGCCGGAAATCGTGAAGGTCATCCTCGACCACCATCGCCGGTCGCTGCCGGTGGTGGAGGCCGGAGTGCTGGTCGGCATCGTGTCCCGTCGGGATCTGCTGCGGGCGCTGGCACGCGACGAGCAGGCGATCGAATCACGGGTGTGTTCGCTGCTCGACGACTACTCCGGCAGCCACCGCCAATGGGATGTCGAGGTAACCGGCAATACGGTCACGATTCAGGGCATCTGCGCCGACGAGACCGAACAGCGCGTCCTGGCGGCTATGACGCGGACGATCGCGGGAGTCGAGGACGTGCAGATCGTGGACACCGCGGCACTCTAG
- a CDS encoding Acg family FMN-binding oxidoreductase: MTGLDLPASAAQPDRATLLTAMRVAARAPSVHNTQPWQWIYRDHRLSLYRDDDRRLGTADPAGRQLVISCGTMLHHTRTAFAAVGWRAETVRLPDPARPELLATLTFRPLPDAPTVLRNRPETIERRRTDRLPLREPGDLTGLVRSARLLSQRYDVMLDLLDAATARRLSAASEHVAALRRYDIPYLAELYWWSGHEQIPEGVPAAALVSADEAARVPAGREFPPSGHTARRGDQQDHARLWVLATENDSALAWLRTGEALSEILLECTAAGLATCPLTHITELPSTRRIASNAAGGHGIAQVIVRVGLAPDREQHSQTPRRPISDFLTIDPDTAAAGSGERPAVPSTWSPTAGAPEPKEPSR, from the coding sequence ATGACCGGCCTCGACCTTCCTGCCTCGGCCGCACAACCCGACCGGGCCACCCTGCTCACGGCCATGCGGGTGGCGGCCCGTGCCCCCTCGGTGCACAACACCCAGCCGTGGCAGTGGATATACCGAGATCATCGCCTGAGTCTCTACCGCGACGACGACCGCCGCCTCGGCACTGCCGACCCCGCCGGAAGACAGCTGGTGATCAGCTGCGGCACGATGTTGCACCACACCCGGACCGCCTTCGCCGCGGTCGGCTGGCGGGCCGAGACCGTGCGCCTGCCCGACCCCGCCCGGCCCGAACTCCTGGCAACGCTCACCTTCCGTCCGTTACCGGACGCACCCACCGTGCTGCGAAACCGCCCCGAAACCATCGAGCGGCGCCGGACCGACCGCCTGCCGCTGCGGGAGCCGGGCGATCTGACCGGCCTGGTCCGATCGGCCCGGCTGCTCTCCCAGCGATACGACGTGATGCTCGACCTCCTCGACGCGGCCACAGCGCGCCGACTCAGCGCGGCCTCCGAACACGTGGCGGCACTACGCCGCTATGACATTCCCTACCTCGCCGAACTGTATTGGTGGAGCGGTCACGAACAGATCCCCGAAGGGGTCCCTGCCGCCGCGCTGGTCTCGGCGGACGAGGCCGCTCGGGTGCCCGCCGGTCGCGAGTTCCCACCGTCCGGCCACACCGCGCGCCGAGGAGATCAACAGGATCACGCCCGGCTCTGGGTACTCGCCACCGAAAACGACTCCGCCCTCGCCTGGCTACGAACCGGCGAGGCGCTCTCGGAGATCCTGCTCGAATGCACGGCCGCGGGCCTGGCGACCTGCCCGTTGACGCATATCACCGAGCTGCCCAGCACGCGGCGTATCGCCTCGAACGCGGCCGGCGGGCACGGCATCGCACAGGTGATCGTGCGGGTCGGGCTGGCACCGGACCGCGAACAGCACTCGCAGACTCCCCGTCGTCCGATATCCGATTTCCTCACCATCGACCCCGATACCGCCGCCGCGGGCAGTGGCGAAAGGCCGGCTGTTCCGTCTACATGGTCCCCTACAGCGGGAGCACCGGAGCCGAAGGAACCGAGCCGATGA
- a CDS encoding cation-translocating P-type ATPase has product MAHRDAPKPPPEQDGVVSGAHTRPPRRSGSTGDPRDIDPREPITALIRDLRTTSDGLTSREAARRLEVYGPNELPVRRGQSRWVALGRQFSHPLALLLWAATALAFASGAAALGTAVFVVIVLNAVLAFWQENQAEHAVRALSGFLPDEVAVLRDGQRVRVPVAALVRGDALLIEEGERIPADARLIAGNVDVDMSALTGESEVLHRSPAQPDHADRALDSPALVFSGTACIDGSGRALVHNTGVHTELGRIAALSQHVHKEESPLEHQVRRVAWLIAAVAVGAGAAFLPLGLLAGLSLSAAFLFAIGLLVANVPEGLLPTITLALAAGVRSMARRGAVVKRLSAVETLGSTTVICTDKTGTLTMNAMRVAEVTGSPAETAEIVARCSTAEIGAHAGGDPMEIALLRYAADHGDPVPPARRDAGRLALNAFDSSRKMMSTVDTVDETPRVHVKGAPEAVLPRCARFPPGVTLEQVQAQVDQLTGRGLRVLAVAWRPWDTGSPSDAEHVETDLRLVGLVGLLDPPRPEVLDAVRAVHAAGVRVHVITGDNGRTAAEIARRVGLGADRIVDGTELDTMSDEELDALLAEPGEVVFARATPEMKLRIADALRHNGEVVAMTGDGVNDAPALRRADIGVAMGRGGTDVAREAATLILTDDNFATIVTGIEEGRRVFDNVRKFVLYIFAHAVPEVVPFLLFALSGGLIPLPLTVLQILAIDLGTETVPALALGREPAEPGLMGRPPRPRREGVITGRLLLRAWALLGVVSAVLVIGGFFAVLCESGWRPGDPVGPDSPLNHAYTQATTMTFAGIVACQLGTAFAARTEWASLRSVGVAGNRLLLIGCAFEIVFTAALIYAPPLQNVFGTAALEPWMLVVILPFPVVVWGVDEAVRYRRRRKKARNAEHIRAGRSGGCHGEDIAERQPRSPLHGAVLRWWGTDPDQDLR; this is encoded by the coding sequence GTGGCCCACCGCGACGCACCGAAGCCGCCTCCCGAACAAGACGGGGTGGTGTCCGGGGCTCATACCCGGCCACCGCGGAGATCCGGTTCGACCGGCGATCCGCGTGACATCGACCCGCGCGAACCCATTACCGCGCTGATACGTGATCTGCGCACGACCTCGGACGGGCTCACGTCCCGGGAAGCCGCACGCAGACTCGAGGTCTACGGCCCCAACGAATTGCCCGTGCGCCGCGGGCAATCCCGATGGGTGGCGCTGGGCCGACAGTTCAGCCATCCGCTCGCATTGCTCTTGTGGGCAGCTACGGCACTCGCCTTCGCCAGCGGGGCCGCAGCACTCGGGACCGCCGTCTTCGTCGTGATAGTGCTCAACGCGGTGCTCGCCTTCTGGCAAGAGAACCAGGCAGAACACGCGGTCCGTGCCCTGAGCGGTTTCCTGCCCGATGAAGTGGCAGTCCTGCGTGACGGGCAGCGGGTCCGAGTTCCGGTCGCGGCACTGGTCCGGGGCGACGCGCTGCTCATCGAGGAAGGGGAACGGATCCCCGCCGACGCACGCCTGATCGCTGGAAACGTCGATGTGGACATGTCCGCGCTCACCGGCGAATCCGAGGTTCTGCATCGAAGTCCCGCTCAGCCCGACCACGCCGATCGTGCACTGGATTCGCCGGCTCTGGTCTTCAGCGGCACCGCCTGCATCGACGGCTCCGGCCGCGCGCTGGTGCACAACACCGGCGTGCACACCGAACTCGGTCGCATCGCGGCACTGTCCCAGCACGTACACAAGGAGGAAAGTCCACTCGAACATCAGGTGCGGCGGGTCGCCTGGCTCATCGCCGCCGTAGCAGTGGGTGCCGGCGCCGCCTTCCTCCCGCTGGGTCTGCTCGCAGGTCTCTCCCTGAGCGCCGCATTCCTGTTCGCCATCGGCCTCCTGGTCGCGAACGTCCCGGAGGGGCTGTTGCCGACCATCACGCTCGCGCTCGCGGCCGGGGTCCGATCGATGGCGCGCCGCGGCGCGGTCGTCAAACGTCTGTCCGCGGTGGAGACACTCGGCTCCACCACGGTCATCTGCACCGATAAAACCGGCACGCTGACCATGAATGCGATGCGGGTCGCGGAGGTCACCGGCAGCCCGGCCGAGACCGCCGAGATCGTCGCCCGATGCAGTACCGCCGAGATCGGGGCACACGCCGGGGGCGACCCCATGGAGATCGCGCTCCTGCGATACGCCGCGGACCACGGCGACCCGGTACCCCCGGCGCGGCGCGACGCCGGCCGCCTCGCGCTCAACGCGTTCGATTCGAGCCGGAAAATGATGTCCACCGTGGACACCGTGGACGAAACACCCAGAGTTCACGTCAAAGGGGCACCGGAGGCGGTACTGCCGCGCTGTGCGCGCTTCCCGCCAGGCGTGACGCTGGAACAGGTCCAGGCGCAGGTCGACCAGCTCACCGGACGCGGACTGCGGGTACTGGCAGTGGCCTGGCGGCCCTGGGACACCGGCAGTCCGTCCGACGCCGAGCACGTGGAGACCGACCTGCGCCTGGTGGGTCTCGTGGGCCTGCTGGATCCGCCGCGCCCGGAGGTACTCGACGCGGTGCGGGCCGTGCACGCTGCCGGGGTCCGGGTCCACGTCATCACCGGCGACAACGGCCGGACGGCTGCCGAGATCGCGCGGCGTGTGGGCCTCGGGGCAGACCGGATCGTCGACGGCACCGAACTCGACACAATGTCCGACGAGGAACTCGACGCCCTGCTCGCCGAACCCGGCGAGGTGGTGTTCGCCCGCGCCACCCCGGAAATGAAACTGCGCATCGCCGATGCCCTCCGGCACAACGGGGAGGTCGTCGCGATGACCGGCGACGGTGTCAACGACGCCCCCGCGCTGCGGCGCGCCGATATCGGGGTGGCGATGGGCCGGGGCGGCACCGACGTCGCCCGGGAAGCGGCCACGCTCATCCTCACCGACGACAACTTCGCGACGATCGTCACCGGAATCGAAGAAGGCCGCCGGGTTTTCGACAATGTACGGAAGTTCGTCCTCTACATCTTCGCCCACGCGGTACCCGAAGTCGTGCCCTTCCTGCTGTTCGCGCTCTCGGGCGGCCTGATTCCACTACCGCTCACGGTTCTGCAGATTCTCGCCATCGATCTCGGTACCGAGACCGTGCCCGCGCTGGCGCTCGGGCGCGAACCCGCCGAACCGGGCCTGATGGGCCGACCACCGCGACCACGCCGGGAGGGTGTCATCACCGGCCGGCTGTTGCTGCGTGCGTGGGCGCTGCTCGGGGTCGTTTCCGCGGTACTGGTGATCGGCGGATTCTTCGCCGTATTGTGCGAGTCCGGTTGGCGGCCGGGAGATCCGGTGGGGCCCGATTCGCCCCTGAACCACGCCTACACCCAGGCGACCACGATGACTTTCGCCGGTATCGTCGCCTGCCAGCTCGGTACCGCCTTCGCGGCCCGCACCGAATGGGCGTCATTGCGCTCTGTCGGTGTGGCCGGTAATCGCCTCCTGCTCATCGGCTGCGCGTTCGAGATCGTTTTCACCGCCGCGCTCATCTATGCGCCGCCCCTGCAGAACGTATTCGGCACCGCTGCGCTGGAGCCGTGGATGCTCGTCGTGATACTGCCGTTCCCCGTGGTGGTCTGGGGCGTCGACGAAGCCGTGCGATACCGGCGCCGACGTAAGAAAGCGCGGAACGCTGAGCACATCCGAGCTGGTCGGTCAGGTGGTTGTCATGGCGAGGATATCGCGGAGAGGCAACCGAGGAGTCCGCTCCACGGGGCGGTCCTGCGGTGGTGGGGCACCGATCCTGACCAGGACTTGCGGTAA